The Nitrospira sp. genome contains a region encoding:
- a CDS encoding nucleotide-binding protein, giving the protein MEKRVFVSATTNKRLDERRRLLKVAILNKVRQAGYSPQEFWESGIPENLSWSFEKVDCVMRQCVGAIVIGFPRWTISEINTMTKLVGEFNHYEGAVALTHGLPVLLLKEEGVEDRGIVWNGGGRTITYVPETADDKWVEGPDFTKRFNAWVRELSARKDIFLGYCSKSAGMAAQIQLRLEKLGASVLNWAMDFRAGGSILSEIENARAACSCGVFLFSEDDPLEGAPGVAAPRDNVVFESGYFMSSKGPERCLIIRHGDAKMPADVGGAIYVHLAKTADVNSIEGRLSDFIARNL; this is encoded by the coding sequence ATGGAAAAGCGAGTCTTTGTCAGCGCGACTACCAACAAACGTCTCGACGAACGTCGGCGACTCCTAAAGGTGGCAATTCTTAACAAGGTTCGCCAGGCCGGTTACTCTCCCCAGGAGTTCTGGGAGTCGGGCATTCCAGAAAACCTATCGTGGAGCTTTGAGAAGGTCGACTGCGTGATGCGACAGTGCGTTGGGGCTATAGTAATCGGATTTCCCAGATGGACGATCTCTGAGATCAACACCATGACGAAACTAGTGGGAGAATTCAACCATTATGAGGGCGCTGTGGCCCTGACACATGGACTGCCCGTGCTGTTGCTCAAGGAGGAGGGGGTTGAAGATCGGGGGATTGTCTGGAACGGAGGAGGAAGGACCATAACTTATGTACCAGAGACCGCAGATGATAAGTGGGTCGAAGGGCCGGACTTCACAAAGCGCTTCAACGCGTGGGTGCGTGAGCTGAGCGCGAGGAAGGACATCTTCCTTGGTTATTGCAGCAAAAGTGCCGGTATGGCCGCTCAGATCCAGCTACGGCTTGAGAAGCTAGGTGCATCAGTTTTGAACTGGGCTATGGATTTCCGAGCCGGAGGTTCAATCCTCAGCGAGATTGAGAACGCACGTGCCGCATGTTCTTGTGGCGTCTTCCTTTTCAGCGAGGATGACCCTCTCGAAGGGGCGCCCGGAGTAGCGGCGCCACGAGACAACGTCGTATTTGAGTCTGGGTACTTCATGAGTTCGAAGGGACCAGAGAGATGCTTAATTATCAGGCATGGAGACGCGAAGATGCCAGCGGACGTCGGTGGAGCGATCTATGTTCACCTAGCTAAGACGGCCGATGTCAATTCAATCGAAGGGCGCCTAAGCGATTTCATTGCGAGGAATCTCTGA